One region of Trinickia violacea genomic DNA includes:
- a CDS encoding threonine/serine dehydratase, whose translation MSTATPQHTNHTIDGEPIPTLDAIATQHFALTPWVMRTPVFERQDFPSLEGTHVNFKFELLQASGSFKARGAFTNLLALDAAQRSAGVTCVSGGNHAAAVAYAAMRLGISAKVVTFRTASPSRIALCKQYRAEVVTADTPAEAFELVRRIEAEEGRYYVHPFNGYRTVLGTATLGYEWATQTPDLDAVILPIGGGGLAAGVSTALRLANPRVHVYGVEPEGADAMGKSFAANHTVKMGPMHTIADSLMAPYTEQYSYELCRRHIDRLVTVSDDELRSAMLKLFANLKLAVEPACAAATAALLGPLRETLQGKRVGVLLCGTNTDPVTFAAQIESAKP comes from the coding sequence ATGTCCACCGCTACGCCGCAGCACACCAATCACACGATTGACGGCGAACCGATCCCCACGCTGGATGCGATCGCCACGCAGCACTTTGCGCTCACGCCCTGGGTCATGCGCACGCCGGTGTTCGAACGTCAGGACTTTCCGTCGCTCGAAGGGACGCACGTCAACTTCAAGTTCGAGCTCTTGCAGGCAAGCGGCAGCTTCAAGGCGCGCGGCGCGTTCACGAACCTGCTTGCGCTCGACGCCGCGCAACGCAGCGCCGGCGTGACCTGCGTCTCGGGCGGCAATCACGCGGCGGCCGTGGCGTACGCCGCGATGCGCCTCGGCATCAGCGCGAAAGTCGTGACCTTCCGGACCGCGAGCCCCTCGCGCATCGCGCTGTGCAAGCAATATCGCGCGGAAGTCGTGACGGCCGATACGCCCGCCGAGGCATTCGAACTCGTGCGCCGTATCGAAGCCGAAGAAGGCCGCTATTACGTGCATCCGTTCAACGGCTATCGCACCGTGCTCGGCACCGCGACGCTCGGCTACGAATGGGCCACCCAAACGCCCGATCTCGACGCGGTGATTCTGCCGATCGGCGGCGGCGGTCTGGCGGCCGGCGTCTCGACGGCGCTGCGTCTCGCGAATCCGCGCGTGCACGTGTACGGCGTCGAGCCGGAGGGCGCCGATGCGATGGGCAAGAGCTTCGCCGCCAATCACACGGTCAAGATGGGGCCGATGCACACGATCGCCGATTCGCTGATGGCGCCGTACACCGAGCAATACAGCTACGAGTTGTGCCGGCGGCATATCGACCGCCTCGTGACCGTATCGGACGACGAGTTGCGCTCTGCGATGCTCAAGCTCTTCGCGAATCTCAAGCTCGCGGTGGAACCCGCCTGCGCTGCCGCCACAGCGGCGTTGCTCGGGCCGCTGCGCGAGACGCTGCAGGGCAAGCGCGTCGGCGTGCTGCTGTGCGGGACCAATACGGACCCGGTGACGTTTGCGGCGCAGATCGAAAGCGCGAAGCCCTGA
- a CDS encoding ATP-binding protein → MRIDRRLMTHAFGGLFWRTFLLIALLIAVSLAAWFQSFRVIEREPRAQRVALQLVAIVKLTRTALLYSDPDLRRALLQDLESNEGVRVYPRETTDKYKLQPDESLNRLIEHDVRGRLGEDTIIAQSVNDIPGVWISFKIDDDDYWVALDRDQLDNVTGLQWAGWGVFALALSLFGAAFITSLVNRPFARLAIAARKVGSGQSPEALPERGMGVAAETNRSFNQMVRDLEQLEADRALMLAGISHDLRTPLARLRLETEMSPSDQATKDAMIDDIEQMDMIIGRFLDYARPVQRMPEPVDLSLIVGEMASRLAGEDGVRLITRLAPSAVIEADATDVRRVVGNLLENARKYGHSENDGIPHIMLETRVSHSRVELSVLDEGPGIPEDQLPLVTRPFYRVDTARTQASGTGLGMAIVQRLVGRHRGALRLRNRSPGPGLEVTIEFPLARGG, encoded by the coding sequence ATGCGCATCGACCGGCGCCTTATGACGCACGCGTTCGGCGGGCTCTTCTGGCGAACCTTTCTGCTGATCGCACTGCTCATCGCAGTCAGCCTGGCCGCGTGGTTTCAGAGCTTTCGCGTGATCGAGCGCGAACCGCGCGCCCAGCGCGTCGCGTTGCAGCTCGTTGCGATCGTCAAGCTCACGCGCACCGCACTCCTTTATTCCGATCCCGACCTGCGGCGCGCGCTGCTGCAGGATCTGGAGAGCAATGAAGGCGTGCGCGTCTATCCGCGAGAAACCACCGACAAGTACAAGCTGCAGCCCGACGAGTCGCTCAACCGGCTGATCGAGCATGACGTCCGCGGGCGCCTGGGCGAAGACACGATCATCGCGCAATCGGTCAACGACATCCCAGGCGTGTGGATCAGCTTCAAGATCGACGACGACGACTACTGGGTCGCCCTCGACCGCGATCAGCTCGATAACGTGACCGGCCTGCAATGGGCCGGCTGGGGTGTTTTCGCGCTGGCGCTATCGCTATTCGGGGCGGCGTTCATCACGAGTCTCGTGAACCGGCCGTTCGCGCGTCTGGCAATCGCGGCGCGCAAAGTCGGCTCGGGGCAATCGCCCGAGGCGCTGCCCGAGCGAGGCATGGGCGTGGCGGCCGAAACCAACCGCAGCTTCAACCAGATGGTGCGCGACCTCGAGCAGCTCGAGGCCGATCGCGCCTTGATGTTGGCGGGCATTTCGCACGACCTGCGCACGCCGCTCGCGCGTCTGCGTCTGGAGACCGAGATGAGTCCGTCCGACCAGGCGACGAAGGACGCGATGATCGACGACATCGAGCAGATGGACATGATCATCGGCCGCTTCCTCGATTACGCACGTCCGGTGCAGCGCATGCCGGAACCGGTCGACCTTTCGTTGATCGTGGGGGAAATGGCCTCGCGCCTGGCAGGCGAAGACGGCGTGCGGCTGATCACGCGGCTCGCGCCGTCGGCAGTCATCGAAGCCGATGCGACCGATGTGCGGCGCGTGGTCGGCAATCTGCTGGAAAACGCCCGCAAGTACGGCCACAGCGAGAACGACGGCATCCCGCACATCATGCTCGAGACCCGCGTGTCGCATTCGCGCGTGGAGCTGTCGGTGCTCGACGAAGGCCCCGGTATCCCCGAGGATCAGCTGCCGCTCGTCACCCGTCCGTTCTACCGCGTCGATACGGCGCGCACGCAGGCGAGCGGCACCGGCCTCGGCATGGCGATCGTGCAGCGGCTCGTGGGCCGCCACCGCGGCGCGTTGCGGTTGCGCAACCGGTCGCCGGGCCCGGGACTCGAAGTCACGATCGAGTTCCCGCTCGCCCGAGGCGGCTGA
- the mfd gene encoding transcription-repair coupling factor, with translation MSPNAAPSSSSSSPVALVKAGQRFAFDGTHGSSDALLIARYHLSWRDEVPLLAVVCASAVDAQRLAQEIAYFAPNARIRVLPDWETLPYDTFSPHQDLVSERLATLHDLGEGRCDILLVPATTALYRMPPAAFLAAYTFSFTQGERLDESKLKAQLTLAGYEHVSQVVRPGEYCVRGSLIDLYPMGSPLPYRIDLFDDQVDSIRAFDPDTQRSLYPVGDVRLLPGREFPFDEAARTAFRSRWREEFEGDPSRSPIYKDIGNGVPSAGIEYYLPLFFDETATLFHYLPERAQLAFVGDLDSAIRRFTADTKQRFNFLSHDRERPILEPQRLFLTDDDFYTLAKPFGRLVLPANGGGAWATPLPNLAIDRHADDPVLALRAYLDTTPNRVLFAAESAGRRETIAQLLAEQHLRPTSSDSFENWLTSDERFALGVAPLANGFALPGEGYAIITETELYGPLARRAGRRRQEQASNVDSMVRDLSELKLGDPVVHSQHGIGRYMGLVTMDLGEGDTEFLHLEYAGDSKLYVPVAQLHVISRYSGADPESAPLHSLGSGQWEKAKRKAAQQIRDTAAELLNLYARRAAREGHAFKLDPRDYVKFAESFGFEETPDQAAAIAAVIGDMTSGKPMDRLVCGDVGFGKTEVALRAAFIAVMGGKQVALLSPTTLLAEQHTQTFSDRFADWPVRVAELSRFKSGKEVSQAISQINEGSVDIVIGTHKLLSSEVQFKRLGLVIIDEEHRFGVRQKEALKALRAEVDVLTLTATPIPRTLGMALEGLRDFSVIATAPQKRLAIKTFVRREEESVIREAMLRELKRGGQVYFLHNEVETIENRRAMLEELVPEARIAVAHGQMHERELERVMRDFVAQRANVLLCTTIIETGIDVPSSNTILIHRSDKFGLAQLHQLRGRVGRSHHQAYAYLLVHDPQALTKQAQRRLEAIQQMEELGSGFYLAMHDLEIRGTGEVLGDKQSGEIQEIGFQLYTDMLNDAVKALKDGREPDLTAPLAATTEINLHAPAILPADYCGDVQERLSLYKRLANCEHNDAIDNIQEELIDRFGKMPQQAHALIETHRLRLAAKPLGISKIDAGESVIGLQFIPNPPIDAMRIIEMVQKHKHIKLAGQDKLRIETRSPDLAVRVSTVKETLRALGTPSKQGAQAAAAAR, from the coding sequence ATGTCCCCAAACGCCGCACCGTCTTCGTCGTCTTCCTCGCCCGTGGCGCTCGTCAAGGCCGGCCAGCGCTTCGCCTTCGACGGCACGCACGGCTCGTCCGACGCGCTCCTGATCGCCCGCTACCACCTGAGCTGGCGTGACGAGGTGCCGCTTCTCGCCGTGGTCTGCGCGAGCGCCGTCGACGCGCAGCGGCTCGCGCAGGAAATCGCCTATTTCGCGCCGAACGCGCGCATCCGCGTGCTGCCCGATTGGGAGACGCTGCCGTACGACACGTTCTCGCCGCACCAGGACCTCGTGTCCGAACGCCTCGCGACGCTGCACGATCTCGGCGAGGGCCGCTGCGACATCCTGCTGGTGCCCGCCACGACCGCGCTCTACCGGATGCCGCCCGCTGCGTTCCTTGCCGCGTATACGTTTTCGTTCACCCAAGGCGAACGGCTCGACGAGTCGAAGCTCAAGGCGCAACTGACGCTCGCGGGCTACGAGCACGTGAGCCAAGTCGTGCGGCCCGGCGAATACTGCGTGCGCGGCTCGCTGATCGACCTCTATCCGATGGGCTCGCCGCTGCCGTACCGGATCGACCTGTTCGACGACCAGGTCGACTCGATCCGCGCGTTCGATCCCGACACGCAGCGCAGCCTCTATCCGGTCGGCGACGTGCGTCTCTTGCCCGGCCGCGAATTCCCGTTCGACGAAGCGGCGCGCACCGCGTTTCGCAGCCGCTGGCGCGAGGAGTTCGAAGGCGACCCGAGCCGCTCGCCGATCTACAAGGACATCGGCAACGGCGTGCCGTCGGCGGGCATCGAGTACTACCTCCCGCTGTTCTTCGACGAAACGGCCACGCTCTTTCACTATTTGCCGGAACGCGCGCAGCTCGCGTTCGTCGGCGATCTGGACAGCGCGATCCGGCGCTTCACCGCCGATACGAAGCAGCGCTTCAACTTCCTGTCGCACGACCGCGAGCGGCCGATCCTCGAACCGCAGCGCCTGTTCCTGACCGACGACGATTTCTACACGCTCGCGAAGCCGTTCGGGCGCCTCGTGTTGCCCGCGAACGGCGGCGGCGCATGGGCGACCCCCTTGCCGAATCTCGCGATCGACCGCCACGCGGACGATCCGGTCCTCGCGCTGCGCGCCTATCTGGACACGACGCCGAACCGCGTGCTGTTCGCCGCCGAATCCGCGGGCCGCCGCGAGACCATCGCGCAGTTGCTCGCGGAGCAACACCTGCGTCCCACGTCGAGCGACAGCTTCGAAAACTGGCTGACGAGCGACGAGCGCTTCGCGCTCGGCGTCGCGCCGCTCGCCAACGGCTTCGCGCTGCCGGGCGAAGGCTACGCGATCATCACCGAGACCGAACTGTACGGCCCGCTCGCGCGCCGCGCCGGAAGGCGCCGGCAGGAACAGGCGAGCAACGTCGACTCGATGGTGCGCGATCTGTCGGAGCTGAAACTCGGCGACCCGGTCGTGCATTCGCAGCATGGCATCGGCCGCTATATGGGTCTCGTGACGATGGACCTCGGCGAAGGCGACACCGAGTTCCTGCACCTCGAATACGCGGGCGACAGCAAGCTCTACGTGCCCGTCGCGCAACTTCACGTGATCTCGCGCTACAGCGGCGCCGATCCGGAAAGCGCGCCGCTGCATTCGCTCGGCTCGGGCCAATGGGAAAAAGCGAAGCGCAAAGCCGCTCAACAGATTCGCGACACGGCCGCCGAGCTGCTGAACCTGTACGCACGCCGCGCGGCGCGCGAAGGTCACGCATTCAAGCTCGATCCGCGCGACTACGTGAAGTTCGCCGAAAGCTTCGGCTTCGAGGAAACCCCCGATCAGGCGGCGGCGATCGCCGCCGTGATCGGCGACATGACGAGCGGCAAGCCGATGGACCGGCTCGTCTGCGGCGACGTCGGTTTCGGCAAGACCGAGGTCGCGCTGCGCGCCGCGTTCATCGCCGTGATGGGCGGCAAGCAGGTCGCGCTCCTTTCGCCGACCACGCTGCTCGCCGAACAGCACACGCAGACCTTCTCCGACCGCTTCGCCGATTGGCCCGTGCGGGTGGCCGAACTGTCGCGCTTCAAGTCGGGCAAGGAAGTCAGCCAGGCGATCTCGCAGATCAACGAGGGCAGCGTCGATATCGTGATCGGCACGCACAAGCTGCTGTCGTCCGAGGTGCAGTTCAAGCGGCTCGGCCTCGTCATCATCGACGAGGAACACCGCTTCGGCGTGCGGCAGAAAGAGGCGCTCAAAGCGCTGCGCGCCGAAGTCGACGTGCTCACGCTCACCGCGACGCCGATTCCGCGCACGCTCGGCATGGCGCTCGAAGGGCTGCGCGACTTCTCGGTGATCGCCACCGCGCCGCAAAAGCGGCTCGCGATCAAGACCTTCGTGCGGCGCGAGGAAGAAAGCGTGATCCGCGAGGCGATGCTGCGCGAATTGAAGCGCGGCGGCCAGGTCTACTTCCTGCACAACGAAGTCGAGACGATCGAGAACCGCCGCGCGATGCTCGAAGAACTCGTGCCCGAAGCGCGCATCGCCGTCGCTCACGGACAGATGCACGAACGCGAGCTCGAGCGCGTGATGCGCGATTTCGTGGCGCAACGCGCGAACGTGCTGTTGTGCACGACCATCATCGAGACCGGCATCGACGTGCCGAGCTCGAACACGATCCTGATTCATCGCTCCGACAAGTTCGGTCTCGCGCAATTGCACCAGTTGCGCGGACGTGTCGGGCGCTCGCACCACCAGGCGTACGCGTACCTGCTCGTGCACGATCCGCAGGCGCTCACGAAGCAGGCGCAGCGGCGGCTCGAAGCGATTCAGCAGATGGAGGAGCTCGGCTCGGGCTTTTATCTGGCGATGCACGACCTCGAGATCCGCGGCACCGGCGAAGTGCTCGGCGACAAGCAATCGGGCGAAATCCAGGAGATCGGCTTCCAGCTCTACACCGACATGCTCAACGACGCCGTGAAGGCCCTCAAGGACGGCCGCGAGCCCGATTTGACGGCGCCGCTCGCCGCGACCACCGAAATCAACCTGCACGCGCCGGCGATCCTTCCCGCCGACTACTGCGGCGACGTGCAGGAGCGTCTGTCGCTCTACAAGCGTCTCGCGAATTGCGAGCACAACGATGCGATCGACAACATCCAGGAAGAGCTGATCGACCGCTTCGGCAAGATGCCGCAACAGGCGCACGCGCTGATCGAAACGCACCGGCTGCGGCTTGCGGCCAAGCCGCTCGGCATTTCGAAGATCGACGCGGGCGAGTCCGTGATCGGCTTGCAGTTCATCCCGAACCCGCCGATCGACGCCATGCGGATCATCGAGATGGTGCAGAAGCACAAGCACATCAAGCTCGCCGGCCAGGACAAGCTGCGCATCGAAACGCGCAGCCCCGATCTCGCGGTGCGCGTCTCGACGGTCAAGGAGACGCTGCGCGCGCTCGGCACGCCGTCGAAGCAAGGCGCGCAAGCGGCAGCTGCGGCACGCTGA
- the argE gene encoding acetylornithine deacetylase: MSQVAETAHLVSPASSHSQPSSPASSHSSPVSLPWVERLVSMNTTSRLPNLGLIETVRDALRERGIDATLTHDARGQWANLFATVPAHDGETNGGIVLSGHTDVVPVDGQPWDSDPFKPETRDGKLYGRGTCDMKGFIGAALALLPEMQAAKLAKPIHFALSFDEEIGCAGAPLMIADLQKRGVKPDGCIVGEPTSMRPIIAHKGINAYQCCVRGHAAHSSLTPKGLNAIEYAARLICYIRDMADRFRAEGPFDDLYDVPFTTAQTSTIEGGNALNTVPAECRFAFEFRNLPTLDPEPIFKRIEDYAKSTLLPQMQREHPNAAIEFSKIAAAPGLDASEQAAITQLVRALTANQEKRKVAYGTEAGLFALAGVPSIVCGPGNIEQAHKPNEYVELDQLVACEDFLRKFIHSMSVEAHA, encoded by the coding sequence ATGTCACAGGTCGCTGAAACGGCGCATCTCGTCTCCCCCGCCTCCTCGCATTCGCAGCCCTCCTCCCCCGCTTCTTCCCATTCGTCGCCCGTCAGCCTGCCTTGGGTCGAGCGTCTCGTATCGATGAATACAACGAGCCGCCTGCCGAACCTGGGGCTGATCGAAACCGTGCGCGACGCATTGCGCGAACGCGGGATCGACGCGACGCTCACCCATGACGCACGCGGTCAATGGGCGAACCTGTTCGCCACCGTGCCCGCGCACGACGGCGAGACCAACGGCGGCATCGTGCTGTCGGGGCATACGGACGTGGTCCCGGTCGACGGCCAGCCATGGGACAGCGACCCTTTCAAGCCGGAAACGCGCGACGGCAAGCTCTATGGACGCGGCACTTGCGACATGAAAGGCTTCATCGGCGCCGCGCTCGCGCTCCTGCCCGAGATGCAGGCGGCGAAGCTCGCGAAACCGATTCACTTCGCGCTGTCGTTCGACGAGGAGATCGGCTGCGCCGGGGCGCCGCTCATGATTGCCGATCTGCAAAAGCGCGGCGTGAAGCCGGACGGCTGCATCGTCGGCGAGCCCACGAGCATGCGCCCGATCATCGCGCACAAGGGCATCAACGCTTACCAATGCTGCGTGCGCGGCCACGCGGCGCATTCGTCGCTGACGCCGAAGGGATTGAACGCCATCGAATACGCCGCGCGCCTGATCTGCTATATCCGCGACATGGCCGATCGCTTCCGCGCGGAAGGTCCGTTCGACGACCTCTACGACGTGCCGTTCACGACCGCGCAGACCAGCACGATCGAAGGCGGCAACGCGCTCAACACCGTGCCCGCCGAATGCCGCTTCGCGTTCGAATTCCGCAACCTGCCGACGCTCGACCCCGAGCCGATCTTCAAGCGCATCGAAGACTACGCCAAGAGCACGCTGCTCCCGCAGATGCAGCGCGAGCATCCGAACGCGGCGATCGAGTTTTCGAAGATCGCCGCGGCTCCGGGTCTCGACGCATCGGAACAAGCCGCGATCACGCAGCTCGTGCGCGCGCTCACGGCGAATCAAGAGAAGCGCAAGGTGGCCTATGGCACCGAAGCGGGTCTCTTCGCACTAGCCGGCGTGCCGAGCATCGTCTGCGGCCCCGGCAACATCGAGCAAGCGCACAAGCCAAACGAGTACGTCGAACTCGATCAACTGGTCGCCTGCGAGGACTTCTTGCGCAAGTTCATCCATAGCATGTCGGTGGAGGCGCACGCGTAA
- the ispD gene encoding 2-C-methyl-D-erythritol 4-phosphate cytidylyltransferase: MTSVTPRLFALIPCAGTGSRSGAPMPKQYRTVAGRDLLHYTLAAFDACSEFAQTLVVIAPDDQHFDARRFAGLRFAVRRCGGASRQASVLNGLSALADFGATDADWVLVHDAARPGITPALIRTLIAALKDDPVGGIMALPVADTLKRVDVETGEHIARTESRNGLWQAQTPQMFRVGMLREAILRAQQDGHDLTDEASAIEWLGHAPRLVQGSLRNFKVTYPEDFDLAEAILSRTASRPAAGA; this comes from the coding sequence GTGACTTCCGTAACCCCGCGTCTTTTCGCCCTGATCCCCTGTGCGGGCACCGGCAGCCGTTCCGGCGCGCCGATGCCCAAGCAATACCGGACCGTCGCCGGCCGCGACCTGCTGCACTACACGCTGGCCGCCTTCGACGCCTGCAGCGAATTCGCGCAGACGCTCGTCGTCATCGCCCCCGACGACCAGCACTTCGACGCCCGCCGCTTCGCCGGCCTGCGCTTCGCGGTGCGCCGCTGCGGCGGGGCCTCGCGCCAGGCGTCGGTGCTCAACGGCCTGTCCGCGCTCGCCGACTTCGGCGCGACCGACGCCGACTGGGTGCTCGTGCACGACGCCGCGCGCCCCGGCATTACGCCGGCGCTGATCCGCACGCTGATCGCCGCACTGAAGGACGATCCGGTCGGCGGCATCATGGCGTTGCCGGTCGCCGATACGTTGAAGCGCGTCGATGTCGAAACCGGCGAGCACATCGCCCGCACGGAATCGCGCAACGGTCTATGGCAGGCGCAGACGCCGCAGATGTTCCGCGTCGGCATGCTGCGCGAGGCGATCCTGCGCGCGCAGCAGGACGGCCACGACCTCACCGACGAAGCGAGCGCGATCGAATGGCTCGGCCATGCGCCGCGTCTCGTGCAGGGGAGCCTGCGCAACTTCAAGGTCACGTATCCGGAAGACTTCGATCTCGCGGAGGCGATCCTCAGCCGCACCGCAAGCCGCCCCGCAGCGGGCGCCTGA
- a CDS encoding peroxiredoxin: MKTVGDKLEAFTVTAAKPGFNHYEENGQSAFEEITETSFSDKWKVIYFYPKDFTSDCPREIIEFAKLQKDFAERDAVLLGGSADNEFVKLAWRREHKDLSKLNHYAFGDVKGELIDQLGVRDKEAGVALRATFIVDPDNTIQHVSVNNLDVGSNPKEILRILAGLQTG; encoded by the coding sequence ATGAAGACCGTGGGCGACAAACTCGAGGCATTCACCGTTACGGCCGCCAAGCCCGGCTTTAACCACTACGAAGAAAACGGCCAATCGGCGTTCGAAGAAATCACGGAAACGTCGTTCTCGGACAAGTGGAAAGTCATCTATTTCTACCCGAAAGATTTCACGTCCGACTGCCCGCGGGAAATCATCGAATTTGCGAAGCTGCAGAAGGACTTCGCCGAGCGCGACGCCGTGCTGCTCGGCGGCAGCGCCGACAACGAGTTCGTGAAGCTGGCCTGGCGCCGCGAGCACAAGGACCTAAGCAAGCTGAACCACTATGCGTTCGGCGACGTGAAGGGCGAACTGATCGACCAGCTCGGCGTGCGCGACAAGGAAGCCGGCGTCGCGCTGCGCGCGACCTTCATCGTCGACCCGGACAACACGATCCAGCACGTTTCGGTAAACAACCTGGACGTCGGCAGTAACCCAAAAGAGATCCTGCGGATTCTGGCCGGTCTGCAAACCGGCTAG
- the ispF gene encoding 2-C-methyl-D-erythritol 2,4-cyclodiphosphate synthase, which translates to MDFRIGQGYDVHALVPGRPLIIGGVTVPYDRGLLGHSDADVLLHAITDALFGAAALGDIGRHFPDTDTRFAGANSRVLLRECAKRIAEAGFAIQNVDSTVIAQAPKLAPHIDAMRANIAEDLGLPLDRVNVKAKTNEKLGYLGRGEGIEAQAAVLLLRAPKG; encoded by the coding sequence ATGGATTTCAGAATCGGACAAGGCTACGACGTGCACGCGCTGGTGCCGGGCCGCCCGCTCATCATCGGCGGCGTGACGGTGCCTTACGACCGGGGCCTCCTGGGCCACTCGGACGCGGACGTGCTGCTGCACGCGATCACCGATGCCCTCTTCGGCGCGGCCGCGCTCGGCGACATCGGCCGCCACTTTCCGGACACCGATACCCGTTTTGCCGGCGCGAACAGCCGCGTGCTGCTGCGCGAGTGCGCGAAGCGTATCGCCGAGGCGGGTTTCGCGATCCAGAACGTCGACAGCACCGTGATCGCGCAAGCGCCGAAGCTCGCCCCGCACATCGACGCGATGCGCGCGAATATCGCCGAAGATCTCGGCTTGCCGCTCGATCGCGTGAATGTGAAGGCGAAGACCAACGAGAAGCTCGGCTATCTCGGCCGAGGCGAGGGCATCGAGGCTCAGGCGGCGGTGCTGCTGTTGCGGGCCCCGAAGGGCTGA